The Methanolobus sp. WCC4 genome includes the window GGGAAAGTTGTCCTTTGTAACAAAGAGCTGCTGTTGGGAGCAGGATAAGCACAAAGGCCGCATACATCCTGATCTCGGAACTGTTGGTATATCCTCTCATCTATCCACCGTAGTGAAATAGGAACTCAGGGTATTAATATTTTTGGCGGAATATACAACTGAGCTACCTATTCATTTACTTTTAATTTACTTGGTAGTAGTTCAATAGTAGTCAAGCTGTGACTGGAGTAGTTCCTGTCTCTTCTTCTCAAGATAACTATAAACACTTCCGTGGTTCGCTCCCTCTATGAGCATTTCGATGGCTGTCCTTGCGATCTGGTTCTGCTCGGGTGTTCCAATTACGCTAACAGTCTTCCCGTAGACTGACATCTTTACTCCGATCAGTCTTTCTGTTATCTCTCTGGTCTTACCGCCTTTTCCAATGATCCTTCCTTTAAGGCGGAGCAGATCTTTCTGTGTACTTGTATGTTTGGAGATATCTATTACCTCGAGCATCAGCATATCATCATCGAACATGGAAAAGGTCTTGTCCGGGTTGAATCCTCTTGCTATTGCATTGATGACGTCTTCTGCCTTCATGGCGCCTACCGGATCGTCTCCGGGTATGATCTCTACTGTTCCATCTTCGCTGTCGATGTCCAGGGATGCTGTTGATCTCTCCTCAATTATCTGCTTGACGCGACCTTTTGGTCCTATTATGGCGCCAACTCTGTCTTTAGGAACTTTGATATGTGTCATTTGATCTACCTTATAATTATGAATTCATTATTCTGTTTTTTCTTCTTTGTTCCTTATTGCTGAATACAATTCCTGTGGCTCTTCATTTATTCCATATTTTTTGAAATATCGTACTATGTTCTCTATATCCCTTATCAGGAAATCCCTTGATCTGGGATGTTCTTTTGTGACCGACTGGCCCATATCTATGATCACGGGTTCTTTGGTGTCTGGTACTATGAGTATATTGTATTCGCTCAGGTCCCCATGTACGAGGTTCGCTTTGTTGTACAGGAGATTTATGTAATTGATTATTGTATTATATACTTCTCTGGCAGTCTCAGTTTCGAGCTTTATATCTTTTAATTGTGGGTATGATACTTCATCCTCGCCCATGAATTCCATTACGAGGATGTTACGCTCGGCGACTATGGGTTCAGGTACGAGAACACCTGCTTCCTTTGCGCGTACGAGGTTCCTTTGTTCTTTCTTTGTCCACGCAAAGATTATGTCACGTTTTGAATGTCTTATGTTCCTGAAGCGCGGATCGCCCAGTATGTAGTCTTCCATCGACCGGAAGGTGCTTGAGGACATCCTGTATATCTTGACAGCTATGTCCCTGTCCTCTCCTTCTGCCAGGAATACGTTTGCTTCCTTTCCTGTGCTGATCGACCCTCCTATTGCTTCTACTATTCCTTTATTGGATAGTGTGTATAACGTTTTCAATGTGGGCTCGTCAAAGACGTTCTCCTTCACTTTGAGTGTGTCGGCATCCTTGCGTCTCATCCTTGACCTGTCCACTTCGGTGTCGATACGCTTCACTTTTTTGGTAACTTCTTTTTTCATGATCCTTTACCCTTTCAGGTATCCTTTGTGTATCCGTATTTTTTAATGGATATCTTGTTATTTCGAGGTTTGAGTACTGCTATGTACCATATATTGTTAAAGCTTGCTATTTTCCTGATGGTGGTTTGCTATCATTGTATATTAATAATTCCAAAATTAATTAAATACGTTATGTTTATGTACTATTATTGGTATGTATGAAATCCCTCTGAGGTGTTTTGGAGGGATTTCATGTATCTTCTCTATGAAGATCGTTGAATGATAATCGCACCGAAAATTCCATATAGGATTGGGATCAAAATAAACAATCCGAGTGGAAATGTGGGGTGCATTATAAGTTATCCTCAAAGGTTCATCCTTTGCCTTCGAACCAAGCGTTCGGAAGGTATATATACGATGATGACCTTTGAAGGAGTCCGCGTGAATCGCGCGGAACACTTACGATCACCGCCTTATTAGTGGGGACAGAAGCTGTTTCTGTCCGACGTTGGATTTGGCAGTTCGGTTAATTCTGACCGGTAGTGTATAACTACTAAATGAAGGAATTAACCAACTAATGTGCATGTGTAAAGAATCTCTAGTGAGAGTTCTTTCCTAATGATTCCTTAAATGACTTCCATAATACAATCCTTTGTGTGTGATCAACAATTCTGGTTGATCCTGCCAGAGGTCACTGCTATCAGTATTCGACTAAGCCATGCGAGTCAAATGTTCTTCGTGAACATGGCGTACTGCTCAGTAACACGTGGATAATCTGCCCTAAGGTCAGGCATAACTCCGGGAAACTGGTGATAATACCTGATATACCATAGATACTGGAATGTTCTGTGGTCAAAAGCTCCGGTGCCTTAGGATGAATCTGCGGCCTATCAGGTTGTAGTGGGTGTAATGTACCTACTAGCCGACGACGGGTACGGGTTGTGAGAGCAAGAGCCCGGAGATGGATTCTGAGACATGAATCCAGGCCCTACGGGGCGCAGCAGGCGCGAAAACTTTACAATGCGGGAAACCGCGATAAGGGAATACTGAGTGCCAGCATATTATGTTGGCTGTCCACCTGTGTAAATAGCAGGTGTTAGCAAGGGCCGGGCAAGACCGGTGCCAGCCGCCGCGGTAACACCGGCGGCCCGAGTGGTGGCCACTATTATTGGGTCTAAAGGGTCCGTAGCCGGTTCGATCAGTCTTCCGGGAAATCTGACAGCTCAACTGTTAGGCCTCCGGGGGATACTGTCGGACTTGGGACCGGGAGAGGTAAGAGGTACTACAGGGGTAGGAGTGAAATCTTGTAATCCTTGTGGGACCACCAGTGGCGAAGGCGTCTTACCAGAACGGGTCCGACGGTGAGGGACGAAAGCTGGGGGCACGAACCGGATTAGATACCCGGGTAGTCCCAGCCGTAAACGATGCTCGCTAGGTGTCTGGGATGGTGCGACCGTTTCAGGTGCCGCAGGGAAGCCGTGAAGCGAGCCACCTGGGAAGTACGGCCGCAAGGCTGAAACTTAAAGGAATTGGCGGGGGAGCACTACAACGGGTGGAGCCTGCGGTTTAATTGGACTCAACGCCGGAAAACTCACCTGGGGCGACAGCAATATGTAGGTCAGGCTGAAGGTCTTACCTGAATCGCTGAGAGGAGGTGCATGGCCGTCGTCAGTTCGTACTGTGAAGCATCCTG containing:
- a CDS encoding KH domain-containing protein, with the protein product MTHIKVPKDRVGAIIGPKGRVKQIIEERSTASLDIDSEDGTVEIIPGDDPVGAMKAEDVINAIARGFNPDKTFSMFDDDMLMLEVIDISKHTSTQKDLLRLKGRIIGKGGKTREITERLIGVKMSVYGKTVSVIGTPEQNQIARTAIEMLIEGANHGSVYSYLEKKRQELLQSQLDYY
- a CDS encoding serine protein kinase RIO → MKKEVTKKVKRIDTEVDRSRMRRKDADTLKVKENVFDEPTLKTLYTLSNKGIVEAIGGSISTGKEANVFLAEGEDRDIAVKIYRMSSSTFRSMEDYILGDPRFRNIRHSKRDIIFAWTKKEQRNLVRAKEAGVLVPEPIVAERNILVMEFMGEDEVSYPQLKDIKLETETAREVYNTIINYINLLYNKANLVHGDLSEYNILIVPDTKEPVIIDMGQSVTKEHPRSRDFLIRDIENIVRYFKKYGINEEPQELYSAIRNKEEKTE